In Flavobacterium sp. N3904, one DNA window encodes the following:
- a CDS encoding peptidase, with amino-acid sequence MSSNRLKKKKFFDRLLIKNRLIILNEDTFEEIFSFKLNIMSVFVSLSLGAIFLISITTVLIAFTPLREFIPGYSSSKLKRDATVLALKSDSLSIALKKNEIYIKSIQKVLNGDLEYAKFNKDSILSNSDEAPVHVDLSPSQKEIELRKRVKEEEKLDFKSQKSNSKKKTR; translated from the coding sequence ATGTCTAGTAATCGATTAAAAAAGAAGAAGTTTTTTGACAGATTGTTAATCAAAAACCGATTAATAATTTTGAACGAGGATACTTTTGAAGAAATTTTTTCTTTTAAATTGAATATCATGAGTGTTTTTGTTTCACTTTCATTAGGTGCTATTTTCTTAATTTCGATTACAACCGTATTGATTGCTTTTACTCCTTTGCGAGAATTCATTCCAGGCTATTCTTCTTCTAAGTTAAAAAGAGATGCTACCGTTTTGGCTTTAAAATCAGATTCTCTTTCGATAGCATTAAAGAAAAACGAAATCTACATCAAATCAATTCAAAAAGTATTGAACGGTGATTTAGAATATGCCAAATTCAATAAAGATTCAATACTTTCCAATAGTGATGAAGCACCAGTGCACGTGGATTTGTCTCCTTCCCAAAAGGAAATAGAGTTGAGAAAAAGAGTGAAAGAGGAAGAAAAATTAGATTTCAAATCTCAAAAATCAAATTCCAAAAAGAAAACGAGATGA
- the tatA gene encoding twin-arginine translocase TatA/TatE family subunit, whose translation MGRLGLPEILVILAVVLLLFGGKKIPELMKGLGSGIKEFKNAAKDDQPADKKEDETK comes from the coding sequence ATGGGAAGATTAGGTTTACCAGAAATCCTTGTTATATTGGCAGTTGTTTTATTACTTTTTGGAGGTAAAAAAATTCCAGAATTAATGAAAGGTTTAGGAAGCGGAATTAAAGAATTCAAAAACGCAGCCAAAGACGATCAGCCAGCTGACAAAAAAGAAGACGAAACGAAATAA
- a CDS encoding GH3 auxin-responsive promoter family protein: protein MSLKSVAAKLFAQKIYKKTQAWANNPIATQRAVFLNLIKEAKQTQFGKDHHFEAITTYEDFAQRVPVSDYEALKPYVDRVVKGEENILWKGKPLYFAKTSGTTSGAKYIPLTKESMPYHIEAARNAILLYIHETKKADFVSGKMIFLQGSPILEEKHGIKLGRLSGIVAHFVPKYLQKNRLPSWETNCIEDWETKVNAIVNETINEDMTVISGIPSWVQMYFEKLQQRAEKPVGEIFKNFNLFIYGGVNYEPYRAKFENLIGRKVDSIELFPASEGFFAYQDSQKEKGMLLLLNAGIFYEFIKSEDFNTENPKRYTIGEVELGVNYVLIISTNAGLWGYNIGDTVQFTSLKPYRVIVSGRIKHYISAFGEHVIGKEVECALQEAMNGTTIRVNEFTVAPQITPIHGLPYHEWFIEFENEPDDSDTFAEALDNAMRKQNIYYDDLIVGHVLKKLVVTKVAKNGFQDYMKSIGKLGGQNKIPRLSNDRKIVDLLAL, encoded by the coding sequence ATGTCACTAAAATCGGTTGCAGCAAAATTATTTGCACAAAAAATATATAAAAAGACACAAGCTTGGGCCAATAATCCAATAGCAACCCAAAGAGCTGTTTTTTTGAATCTAATAAAAGAGGCAAAGCAAACTCAATTTGGGAAAGACCATCATTTTGAAGCTATAACGACTTATGAAGATTTTGCACAAAGAGTTCCTGTTAGCGATTATGAAGCCTTAAAACCGTATGTCGACAGAGTGGTAAAAGGAGAGGAGAATATTCTTTGGAAAGGAAAACCACTTTATTTTGCCAAAACCTCCGGGACTACTTCGGGAGCAAAATACATTCCGTTGACCAAGGAATCGATGCCATATCATATCGAAGCCGCTCGAAATGCTATTTTGCTTTACATACACGAAACCAAAAAGGCTGATTTTGTAAGCGGCAAAATGATTTTCCTGCAGGGAAGTCCTATATTGGAAGAAAAACACGGAATAAAATTGGGCCGATTGTCTGGAATTGTAGCACATTTTGTTCCAAAATATTTACAAAAAAATCGACTGCCTTCTTGGGAAACCAATTGTATTGAAGATTGGGAAACCAAAGTAAACGCCATTGTCAATGAAACTATAAACGAAGACATGACTGTGATTTCGGGCATTCCATCATGGGTGCAAATGTATTTTGAAAAACTGCAGCAAAGGGCAGAAAAGCCTGTTGGCGAGATCTTCAAAAATTTTAATTTGTTTATTTATGGAGGTGTCAATTATGAACCTTATAGAGCCAAATTCGAAAATTTGATTGGTCGTAAAGTAGACAGTATCGAATTATTCCCAGCATCCGAAGGTTTTTTTGCTTACCAAGATTCCCAAAAAGAAAAAGGAATGTTACTGTTGCTGAATGCCGGAATTTTTTATGAATTTATAAAGAGTGAAGATTTTAATACCGAAAACCCAAAACGCTACACGATAGGCGAAGTGGAGTTGGGCGTTAATTATGTTTTGATTATTTCGACCAACGCAGGACTTTGGGGTTATAATATTGGAGACACCGTTCAGTTTACTTCTTTGAAACCGTATCGAGTTATCGTTTCTGGACGTATTAAGCATTATATTTCGGCATTTGGAGAACATGTTATTGGGAAGGAAGTGGAGTGCGCTTTGCAGGAAGCGATGAATGGTACAACTATAAGAGTAAATGAATTTACCGTAGCACCACAAATTACTCCAATTCATGGATTGCCATATCATGAATGGTTCATCGAATTTGAAAATGAACCGGACGATAGCGACACTTTTGCGGAAGCGCTAGACAATGCCATGCGCAAGCAAAACATTTATTATGATGACTTGATTGTAGGCCATGTTTTAAAAAAACTGGTCGTTACCAAAGTGGCCAAAAACGGTTTTCAGGACTACATGAAATCGATAGGAAAATTGGGTGGACAGAATAAAATCCCAAGATTATCAAACGACAGGAAAATTGTGGATTTATTGGCTTTATAG
- a CDS encoding ABC transporter ATP-binding protein codes for MSYLEIKNLEISFPTPKGKYIAVKDINLSIKKGEIISIIGHSGCGKSTIMNAIGGMLTPTGGSVVLDNATIKGPGPDRGIVFQNYSLLPWLTVENNIFQAVDSVMDCSKAEKHEIVIKNLKMVNLFQHKDKLPGQLSGGMKQRVAIARAFAINPGVLLMDEPFGALDALTKGSMQLEVLKLWNLNNREKTIVMITHDIEEALFLSDRIVVLHNGPASTIREIVTVNLPRPRNKIEIVKTPEYIELRDHLLHLLTDHFSIEDMGVTYKN; via the coding sequence ATGAGCTATTTAGAAATAAAAAATTTGGAAATTTCTTTTCCAACACCAAAAGGGAAATACATTGCAGTAAAAGACATTAACCTTTCGATCAAAAAAGGGGAAATTATCTCCATAATTGGGCATTCGGGTTGTGGAAAATCGACCATTATGAATGCTATAGGAGGGATGCTAACCCCAACAGGCGGGTCAGTAGTTTTGGACAATGCAACCATCAAAGGCCCGGGACCGGATCGCGGAATCGTTTTTCAAAACTATTCATTATTACCTTGGCTAACGGTGGAAAACAACATTTTTCAGGCTGTGGATTCGGTTATGGATTGTTCTAAAGCCGAGAAACACGAAATTGTGATTAAAAACCTCAAAATGGTTAATTTGTTCCAACATAAAGATAAATTACCAGGACAACTTTCGGGCGGAATGAAACAAAGAGTAGCTATTGCGAGAGCTTTTGCCATCAATCCAGGAGTACTGTTGATGGACGAACCTTTTGGCGCTCTTGATGCCTTAACCAAAGGCTCCATGCAACTCGAAGTTTTGAAACTATGGAATTTGAATAACAGGGAGAAAACAATCGTGATGATTACGCACGATATCGAAGAAGCCTTGTTTTTGTCAGACCGAATTGTGGTTTTACATAATGGTCCAGCATCTACCATTCGGGAAATCGTAACGGTAAATTTGCCAAGGCCTAGAAATAAAATCGAAATCGTAAAAACCCCTGAATATATAGAATTAAGAGACCATTTATTGCACCTCTTGACGGATCATTTCTCTATTGAAGACATGGGTGTTACCTATAAAAATTAG